The Egibacteraceae bacterium genomic interval CGCTTGGCCAGTGGCGCGGCGAAGGGTGAGATACCCCAGGACAGCCGCAGCCAGCAAAGGCATCGCGGCCGAGTCGAAGAGGAGCGAGGTAAGACCTGGCATGGGCGGACGTCGGCGGCTGCTGACCGTGCCGGAAAGGTATGAGGTGTTTGTCGACCGTGGGTCAGGAATGAGGCGCCATGGACCACTGCGAGCAGTGCGGGTTCGTGTACGACTCGGTGCCGGCAGCAGCCGTGCCCGAGCAGCTACGGTCCCAACCGTCCCGCTACGCGGCCGTGCTGCGCGCGGCCCAACACGAATCGCTCGCCCGGGCCCGACCGGGGCCGCAGACGTGGTCGGCGCTCGAGTACGCCTGCCATGTGCGGGATGTGCTTCGGGTCCAGCGCGAGCGCTTGCAGCTGGCACTCGAGCAGGAGCGGCCGGTGTTCACCCCGATGCGCCGGGACGAGCGTGCTGTCGAAGACCGCTACAACGAGCAAGCCGTCGACGTGGTCCTTGACGAGCTCGCCGAGGCCGCCGAGCGGATCGCCGCCGCGCTCGACGGCCTCAACGATGTGCAGTGGCAGCGCACCGGGGTCTACAACTGGCCGCAACACGCCGAGCGGTCGATGGCGTGGGTGGCCCGCCACACCGTCCACGAGGGTGTGCACCACCTCGAGGACATCACCACCGGCCTGGACATCCTGCGCCGCGCTCGGGACTCGGGCGAGTGATCCCGGCTGCAGCGCGGCAGCCGCACAGGAGCGCGCCGTCAGGGCGAACCTCAGGACTGCAGTGCGGCGGGCATTCCGCGGGCGGATACCGTCTGCTTGGATGCCGACCGTCGCCCCTCTCGCGCTCCACGGGGCAGCGGCGTCGGTCGGCGGGCGTGCCGGCGCCGAGCGCAGAACGCGGGTGCCCGCCACGAGGGCTAGGTTACGAGCAGGGGTTCCGAGCGATGGGAGGGGTGCCGTGCTGCGCGGGCTGCTCCGACGCATAGCCGCACCCGCCCACCGGGCTGCGGACGCCATCCCCGGCGTGCGGCGGCGGGAGGACGTCCTGTCCTTCGGGCAGACGTCCAAGGGCGTTACCCAGGTGCGCGGAAACGGCACGCTCGTGTTGACCGACGACCGCCTGGTCTTCCTGATGTGGATGCCCCGCCGCGAGTTGGTCATTCCGCTCGCTGCCGTCGAGGCGGTCGACACGACGCGGAGCCACCTCGGCAAGACGATGGGGCGTGACCTCCTCCGGGTGTGCTGGCGCGACCCGCGGGGTGGCGAGGACGCGATCGCATGGCTGCTCGATGACCTCGGCGGCTGGCACACCGCCCTCGGCGGCGGCCCCTCGGGCTGACGGCCGCAGCGGACCGACTTCCCGATCGGTTCATCTCAGCACCGCATGCCGCCTTCGGCGGCACCTCGGAGTATGAGAATCCGGCCGGAGCCGGGCAGCTGCGGCCTGCTGCCCCGCGGACGCCCGGGGTTACCGACGGGTAGACCCGGGCTCAGGGACATATCTGTCGCTCCGGCCGGGTCTAGCAACTTTGCTCTCGCGCGTCCGGGCGGCAAGCCCCTGAGTTCTGTGGCGGGGATGCTTTGCGCCTGTTCGAGACGCTTTGGGAGAATTTCTCGTGACGCAAGTCCCGGCTCCCGCCTAGGTAGACATGGTGCAGGGGGGAGCCGGATCCTGCTACTTCTTCACAGGCTGGGATGGCAGAACCTGCTCCGGCTGCGGCCATCGATCTTGAGACAGATTCCGGTCGCACAGTTCTTCTGGATCCACATGCACGAAGGGGATGGAGTCGACGCGGTTCGCCTCCTGCCAGCACCGCGGATGATCAGAGTCCGGAACGCCGACTACTTCTCGCCACAGCCCTGTGCGTAGCGGCATGACGACCGTGACCAGGAAGACGACGAAAAGCGCGCTTGCGGCCACAGCCAGCCCGACGAAGGCAAGGGTCCACCTTGCTCGACCGGTCATTCCGTAGTCCCATCAGATGGACGAATCCGCAGTGTCCCAGTATGGCGCGCCCTCACGCGGAGCCGCGTCCCACCCGAACCGGGAACGCCCGCTACCGCACGGCTTTCGCGGCTGAGCCAGTGACAGCCAATCACAGTAGGACCGCGGAGGCCCAACCGCCGATAGACCGCACTCGAGGGGCACCAGGGTGCCGTCCGTCCCGGTGACCTACAGGCTCTGCATCAGTTCGGCCTCCCCGAGTTGCCCCACCGTTGGACGATGTACTTCTCGCGCTCGACGGCGTCGAGGGCCTTGGTGCCGTTGGCGACGCGGACGTAGAACTCGGTGCGGCTCTCCTTGGGCCCTCCGGGTTTCTGGATGATGACCTTGGCGTCGACGGGGAATCCGGAGGGGTCGACCTGGACCCGGCAGACCTCGCCGCCGTTGACCTTGTGGATCTGGGGTCGCATGAGCGTGGCTGCGGCGTCTCCCATCGAGGTGGCGGTGATGTTGGCGAGGTGCTGCTGGAACCAGTCTCGGGGATCCTGGTCGGTCTTGGAGCGGCTGGCGTAGTCGGACTCGAGGCCGTGCACGGTGCCGTCGTCGGCGACGCCGATGAGCAGGGTGCCGCCCTCTCGGGAGTTCATGAACGCGGCGATGGTCTTGAGCGAGGCGCTCTCCAGCGGCTTGAAGGTTGCGCCGCTGTCGGCGTGGGTGCGCAGGGTGGCCTTGTACTCCAGATGGGTGGACTCGCGGTCGGGGCCGAGGAGGTCGACGATGTCGCAGTGCTCCTGGTGCATGACCTTGGCCCGGCCCTGCACGAACGGCAGATAGGCGGACAGGACCTCGGCCTGCAGCTCGGGGTTGTCGACGTAGGCCAGCGCCATGTCCTCCGCGGCGCCCAGCTGGTCGAGCACCCCGGCCATGGCCTCCTTCTCCAGCACGAGCTTGAAGTTGTCCGGCGTGTTGACCGCGGCGGCCTGCTGGATGTCGGTGCGCTGGGCGAGCTTGTCGAACACCGAGTCGTAGAAAACCCGGTCCTCGGAGGCGAAGTCGGTCCCGAACCGCTCGTTGAGCCGGGCGATGATCTGCGACAGCGGCTCGTCCTCGGGTTCGTGCAGCTTGCCGCCGCCGAAGATGGTGCTGACCTCACCCTGGGTCTCGGCGAGGGTGACCGACCCCTCGAAGGTCTGCTCGACTTTGAGGTGGGTGAGCTCGACGTCGGGGTGGACCGCTTCGGTGCCGCGCTCCCTGACGAGCGCGGCGAGGGCCTTGCAGAACCGGTAGTCGCGTTCCAGCTTGGCGTCGGTGAACGCCACCACCTGGGACAGGAACGCGTAGGTGCGGATGAACCGGTTCAGGGCGTCACGGAACCGGTCCTGCTCGTCGGCGTCGAGGCCGTGGTGGAACCGGTCGACGGCGGGGGCGAGGGCGGCATGGACCCGGTCGTGGGCGACCTTGCCGGTGGTGAGGAGCAGGGCGACGGTGCGCTCGATCTCGTCGGGCCACAGGACCCCGAACGGGTCGAGGGCGTGGCGGGTGTCGTACAGCAGGTTCGGGTCGGTCGGTGGGGCCACGGTGGCGCCGTAGTAGGGCTCGAAAGCGGCCCGGATGTCCTCGGCGTCGTTGTAGAAGTCGAGCACGAACGTGCCGTTCTTGCGGACCCCGCCCCGGTCGTAGGTGCGGTTGAGTCGCGACAGCGTCTGCACCGCAGCGAGCCCGGACAGGGGCTTGTCGACGTACATGGCGTACAGCTTGGGCTGGTCGAAGCCGGTCTGGTACTTCTCGGCCACGACCAGCAGGTGCCAGGCGTCGGTGTCGAACTCGGTGGCGGTCTGGGACTCGGGGAACTCGTTCATCGACGACTCGGTCACGGGCCTCCCGTCGAGGTCCAGGGCCCCGGAGAACGCGACGAGGACGCCGACGTCGGTGTAGCCCTTGTTGTTGATGTAGCGGTCCAGGGCCAGCTTGTAGCGGGCCGCGTGCTCCCGGGATGCGGTCACGACCATGGCCTTGGCCATCCCCCCGATGCGGCTGCGGACCTTGCGCCGGTAGTGCTCGACGATCACCTCGGCCTTCTGGGCCAGCTGGTGGGGGTGCAGGGACACGAACCGGGCGATCGCCGCTCGCGCCTTGCCCGGGTCGTAGGTCGGGTCCTCGGGGGTGGCCTGCTCGATGTGCCAGTACGTCTGGTAGGTGACGTAGTGGGCGAGCACGTCGAGGATGAACCCCTCCTCGATGGCCTGGCGCAGCGAGTACAGGTGGAAGGGCACGTGGCGGTCCGTGGCCGGGTCGTAGCGGCCGAACAGCTCCAGCGTGCGGGCCTTGGGCGTAGCGGTGAACGCGAAGTACGACAGGTTGGGCTGCCGTCCCCGGGCCGCCACCGCGGCGGCTAGGGCGTCCTCGGCGGGGTCCAGTGGCTCATCGGGGTTCGGGACGGGCTTGGTCGCGCCGAGCACAGCCTTCAGCGCGGTGGCCGACTCGCCGGTCTGCGACGAGTGCGCCTCGTCGACGATCACCGCGTACGTGCGCTCGGGCAGCGCGCCGATCTTGTCGGTCACGACGGGGAACTTCTGCAGGGTGGTGATGACGATGCGGGCCTGCTCGCCCGCCAGCGCGTCCGCGAGCTGCTGGGAGTTCTCATCGATGCGCACCACCACGCCGTGGGCGTGCTCGAACTGGTAGATCGTGTCCTGCAGCTGCTTGTCGAGCACCCGCCGGTCGGTGATCACCACCACCTTGTCGAACACCTTGGCGTCGGCGGCGTCGT includes:
- a CDS encoding DinB family protein, with product MDHCEQCGFVYDSVPAAAVPEQLRSQPSRYAAVLRAAQHESLARARPGPQTWSALEYACHVRDVLRVQRERLQLALEQERPVFTPMRRDERAVEDRYNEQAVDVVLDELAEAAERIAAALDGLNDVQWQRTGVYNWPQHAERSMAWVARHTVHEGVHHLEDITTGLDILRRARDSGE
- a CDS encoding RNA-binding domain-containing protein codes for the protein MSKVDEAGFESFICDWLVEHGGYDAVKVGMADGAATDFDAARGLDTTELFAFVDATQADRWDQLRNLYGDPDKARRGFADRLAKELDARGTIDVLRHGVVDLGVTIRLAFFRPASGLTPELVERYGKNRLTVTRQLRYEAPSMKALDLCLFVNGVPVATAELKNALTGQGTDQAIEQYRTARDPKNPLLRRAVVHFAVDTARVAMTTRLAGKATRFLPYNRGHDLGAGNPPNPHGHRTSYLWERVWQRDAWLDLLNRFVHVEPTPKGSTKDPPVIFPRFHQWDAVLALTGEAREHGAGRDYLVQHSAGSGKSNTIAWLAHRLSSLHDAADAKVFDKVVVITDRRVLDKQLQDTIYQFEHAHGVVVRIDENSQQLADALAGEQARIVITTLQKFPVVTDKIGALPERTYAVIVDEAHSSQTGESATALKAVLGATKPVPNPDEPLDPAEDALAAAVAARGRQPNLSYFAFTATPKARTLELFGRYDPATDRHVPFHLYSLRQAIEEGFILDVLAHYVTYQTYWHIEQATPEDPTYDPGKARAAIARFVSLHPHQLAQKAEVIVEHYRRKVRSRIGGMAKAMVVTASREHAARYKLALDRYINNKGYTDVGVLVAFSGALDLDGRPVTESSMNEFPESQTATEFDTDAWHLLVVAEKYQTGFDQPKLYAMYVDKPLSGLAAVQTLSRLNRTYDRGGVRKNGTFVLDFYNDAEDIRAAFEPYYGATVAPPTDPNLLYDTRHALDPFGVLWPDEIERTVALLLTTGKVAHDRVHAALAPAVDRFHHGLDADEQDRFRDALNRFIRTYAFLSQVVAFTDAKLERDYRFCKALAALVRERGTEAVHPDVELTHLKVEQTFEGSVTLAETQGEVSTIFGGGKLHEPEDEPLSQIIARLNERFGTDFASEDRVFYDSVFDKLAQRTDIQQAAAVNTPDNFKLVLEKEAMAGVLDQLGAAEDMALAYVDNPELQAEVLSAYLPFVQGRAKVMHQEHCDIVDLLGPDRESTHLEYKATLRTHADSGATFKPLESASLKTIAAFMNSREGGTLLIGVADDGTVHGLESDYASRSKTDQDPRDWFQQHLANITATSMGDAAATLMRPQIHKVNGGEVCRVQVDPSGFPVDAKVIIQKPGGPKESRTEFYVRVANGTKALDAVEREKYIVQRWGNSGRPN